The Zygotorulaspora mrakii chromosome 4, complete sequence nucleotide sequence CTCCGTGGTGACAGACATCTTGTTCACTGAAAGTGTGGAGTCTGAAATAAATTCTATAGTGATTGAGTTATCTAAGCATTCCGCAGGTAAGTGCGCATGCGTTACCTTGAACATAACGGTAAAATAGCTCTGTTTTTGAGGAGCGAAATCACAACCTAGAATTTTGGTGAGCGTTAAATCATCATACAGTTCAGCATTGGAATCATTGAGATAAACTGGTGACTGATCGCCTTTCACTATGAATGCGAGTATATCAGCGATTGAATGGTTATTTTTAACGAGGCAAAGATTTTTACTATTACTTCCTTCTTCATACTCGTACAGTACTTTCATAGCAATTTCTTTAAGACCCTTCACTGTAAGACCCATTGGAACATTCAACTCCATTTGTGACATTATCTTGTCTACTGATAGTGCATTTATGTTAATCAGTAAATTGGTTGTCTTGAAATTAGCATTAATTTCATATTGCGAGTTAATCGGCTCTTCCGTATGTGTACCTCTTTTGTCAAATAGCAATCTGATGAATGAAATGTTCCCGCTTGATTCCAGATCTTGCAAAGTAATGTCAACTGGCTGTTCTTTCTTCGATCTATAGTAGATACAATAGTCTGAAACGCTACCCAAGTCTCCCCTGTCCGTATAAGAACTGTTTCCGCTCTGATCCATCGCTTTCAACTCCTCGGAAAGCTGTGAGTAGATATATTCCACCAGTCTACCTATTGCAGTTCTTGGATGCGCGCTAATAACGATGTTGGTGCGTATCAAGCCCTTATCCGAGGACCATACTATGACTTTTAAAGGCGCCAAAGCTAAACATTCCATCATTCCATCCTTGTGCAACAGCATTCTTGAGTGGAGATGATCAGGAAGGTTCGGATTGCTCAAATACCTCAAAGTTCCTCTGATTCCATGTCTTTTTATATCACTTTTGCCGCGAAGTTGGAGAACCCTGCCTAATAACAATTTATGGCAAATCATCGAGCCACCTTACACGACCGACAGAGTGCGACGTTAAGGGTGATTTCGAAAAAGTACGTAGTTTGTTCTTATTATAGTATTTAATAGTAATATAGAAAGATATCTCAGTATGCTACATTCCTTTATCGGCAGTGTGGATTCAACATGGATACACTATGGTACATTTTGGTATCATATCATTCATTTTTCGAGTTCATTCTGCGGAAACCGCCAGAGTTCTGCTGTAAGGttacaagaaagaaaggaaCTGAAAACTATCAGGTTTTAAGGTGTTATAGCAAACTTTCCACGGCTTAATCTGTTTCACCTCTTATCTGGAATTCTAATTCTTTTAATTCTTTTTGCAATCTTGCCACCGCCTCTTCGTCGTTTTTAGTTCTGACTCTAGCCATCTCTGctctcttctttctgtATTTCGTCTCTTGATCTCTTCTCTCAAGCTCTTGAATCCATAATTGTTCCCTCTTCTTGGCCTTCTCTCTCATTTGGTCCTCTTTGGCCTGCTTTTCCTTGACTGATGTCCCGTAGAGATACGAACCTGCCACAAGCGCTACTAAAGTCGCCGCTTGGAATCCAACACGCCATCTGAAGTATATTTGTGCCTTGGCCTTGTTACCACTTCTGACATTCTTCACTGCAAGAACAACGGCAGCGGTAGTCAATAGACATCCTACGGGAACGAGAGGCTGTTGCTTACAATGATAAACGATCCTTTCACCGAAAGGCATTTCCGTCAAATCTGCATCTTTCACATCAAAACTCGAGGGCATGCGTGACATCTTTGATCTCTAGTGTTCTATTGGAGCCAAATACGGTTTTTTAGGAGGTCTAAATAGCTGAAACCTTTGAAGTAAGCTCGATTTGCTCTGTAAATACTTTTCAGAATACCGTGTATTGATattgcatttttattttgcgAGCGGTCTCTCAGCGGGCTTTTGCACATTTTCCCCATAAAAGGGAATATCGGGCCTATAGAGGCTGGAGAATCAACCAACCAAAAGGCTTCAGAGCTCAGCATATTGACGTTGACATATTCAACGGAGTGTTATTAAAATACTAGAACAATGAGAGAAATTGTCCAGATGCTTTTAGCGCTGGGGCATTTTGCACAGTGCTTGTATCAAACTCACGATTGCTCTTGTGCAATGGAACCGCTATCAATTCATCACCGCCGAATATCAGTCCGACTGAGATACGAACAAAAGGAGTGATATCTGTAAGAAGGCTAAGCGAGCCTTGTCTCATTTCTGCCTTTACCTTTGacattatttgaaaaacatgCCAGCAATCTCCGATGTTCCAAGGTAGGTGCGGTTCCTGACAAAAGGGGATAGCCATATGGTAAATACCATCTCAAACCTGTGACAGCTTAACATAGTCTCGAAGCTGCCGTTTCTTTCTTGCTCTGCAATtatattttcaagttcaagaaCTTTGAGCCTACGTACAGGATCCGGACTGCAAACTTTCGCAGGCAACAACAACgttgtttgaagaaattgctggaattgtgaaaaaaagaggactACTCTGTCATTATGAAGAGGAGTTAGGCCACATTCTACTTGGCAAAGTGGAAATTGGTCTACACCTTCTTAAAGCTGTGGCGTCGAGTCCAAGCATGTACTGCAGTGAAAGCGATCGCTTCTCTGCCTGTTTTTGCGTTTGTGATATTGTTACTATTATCCCCTTGCGTCTGTTGGCTATCGCTCACCTAAAGAGTGAGAAGGATTTCTGAATATTAAGGAACTCGAACGAACATCATGGTACAACAACTAACGCTGATGGAGCGACTTGAAAGCTCGGCGGCTAATTTTTAACGACCCCAACGGTAAATAAGGGCATATGATGCTGAACGCAAGTAGAGGTTTTATTTTTCCATCTCACCCGTTCGAATCTCTTGCTCCTTGATTAATTTGGAGTTGCGAGCTATAACTTTAATCGGGGATCCTGCCTACCTTAGAGTCTTCCTACTCTATGTTCAGTGGTGTTCCTGTTTATACATCTCAATTTCAGGAGCGTTACGAAGCCTTCAACCACAAGTATTCTGCTAGAAATGCCGTGCTATCAACCTCGATTGGCGGTTGGTGAAGTTATGTTTTAGCATTTCTTGATGCATGTTGTTCGCTTTGCGCTGAAGAGGCAAAGAGCAaatctcttgatttttgttgttttaTAGCCGTAAAAATCGGggatttcaaagaaatggCATTGGCTTTTCTCTTAGGGGGAACTTTGGCAACCTGAGCGTAGCGCATCAGCTCCTTCTTTGTATTCTTCCTTTTCCcgcatcatttttgatcaGCATCTTACAGATCTGTTTCGCTAAGTGCTCCCTCGATGAGGGCGAGACTAGCTGTATTACATAAAACTGTGAGTCAACACATCCTATGTCCTTCAGTATGGATGATGCAATTCTCAATGCGTGCTACACATGCCCTTCTAACATCCAAGTTACTAGTGTTGTGCTGAGGTGCGTTGAAGGTAAATACATAGGGGTAAGTTCAAAACAATGCGTATATGCGTACATAGAAGCGTCTACAGTAAActattctgaaaaaataaatgccTTCAATTCTTCGTAGGCTTTATTCAAATCATCGTTAACAAGAATCTTGTCATGTGCGCCGGTCTTCGCATATTCCATTTCGGCTTTGGCAGTTTCCAAACGCTTGGCAATCGATTCCTCTGTTTCCGTACCTCTTCCTCTGAGTCGTTTCTCCAAGTTCTCCATGGATGGTGGTGCAACAAATAAAAACCTGGCGTTCAAATCCGTCTCAAACTTTACGGCTTTCATGCCCTGCATTTCAATGTCCAATATGCATATTTTCCCAGCATCTGCCACCTTCTTGACTGACTTCACCGTAGTACCATAGTAGTTTCCTGAAAATTGTGCCCACTCAACgaattctttgtttttgatcatctctttgaatctATCAACAGTAATGAAATCATAGTCCTTGCCATCAATCTCACCTGGTCTTGGCGATCTCGTGGTCGAAGAGACACTGAAACCAAATTTGTTAGGGAATTCGGCGAACagtctcttcaaaagagtcGACTTACCTGATCCGCTGGGACCGGAAAGAACAATTGGGCGTGTCATCTTAATAGCTTGGGAGCAGTAACACCGATTTCGCGCAAGGAGGGACCACACCAGTGAATTGGCAATATATGCTGGCTGAAAAAGAGCGAGAGTACAAAATTAAAGTCAGCGCCCTCACAAGAAAACATGCGAATAGGTTCATTAAAAGAGTTCATTCACCAtaaatccaaaaataaGTCCAAAAACGcgtaaatgaaaaaaattttcgagCTCACGTGGAGGAAGAAGTGACCAAGCTGTTTTCGTTAAAGAATCTGTAGCCTACGTAAAGTGATCAGATTTTAGTTTCTGCAGAGTCCCAAAGACCTGAAAGATCACCATGGCTATAGCCATTAGTCGAATCGACTACGGATCTCGCAACGATTCAATACATCTTGTTAAATCATGCGAATTTGTTGTTGATCTTCGCTTACTTTGAAGACGTACACATCGTTTGTCACGGAGGCAAATGGCGGCAAAGAGGCGCGGAGAAAGTTGTTCATCCAAGTCGCAGTCCCCTAAAGCGACGAAGGAACTTGATCGTCATATAGATATTTCTTGGCAGTCGTGGAGCTATGATAGATAGCTGATTGCAATCAACAAGTCCTGATCGAAGTTTGCAGTGTGTAGCTGGATGAGCAATGCTGTCGAAGTTCTTGCTTAGCGTTTTACTCAAGCTGGTATGGTGTGCGGCGAAGGTAACAAGTGATGTACAGGATGACGACGATGAAAGGTTGCCGATGCCAGTAGCTCCTGGTAAGGACGATCCACTCAACGGGGATGGTGGCGATCATGTAGATCCAGTTGCAGAAGAGATGTTTTTCTCATGGGCACTGTGTATCCTGCTTTTTCTGTTGATCTCAGCATTATGGTCGAGTTACTACCTGTCGCAAAGACGGATAAGGGCCGTTCATGAGACTGTGCTTTCCATATTTTACGGGATGGTGGTCGGATTGATCATCAGGATGTCACCTGGGCATTATATCCAAGATGCAGTGACGTTTAACTCGTcgtatttcttcaattttctaCTGCCTCCCATTATTTTGAACTCAGGATACGAGCTCAACCaggtgaattttttcaataacaTGTTTTCGATCTTGACATTTGCTATACCTGGCACATTCATTTCGGCAGTCGTACTAGgtatcatcattttcatatgGACCTCTTTAGGGCTGGAAAGCGTCAACATTTCGTTTCTGGACGCGTTATCTGTTGGGGCCACTTTGTCTGCTACCGATCCAGTCACGATTCTTTCCATCTTCAATGCCTATCAGGTTGATCCCAAACTGTATACTATAATTTTCGGTGAGTCCCTATTGAATGATGCGATTTCCATTGTTATGTTTGAAACATGCCAAAAGTTACTTGGATCTCCCGCAAAACTGTCCTCATTGTTCGAAGGTATAGGTCTCTTTTTGATGACATTTACGGTTTCTTTGTTAATAGGTTTGCTTATTGGTATACTGGTTGCATTGATCTTGAAACATACTCACATTAGGAGATATGCACAGATTGAAAGCTGTATTGTGCTGCTGATTGCCTATGAGTcgtatttcttttccaatGGTTGTCATATGTCAGGTATTGTTTCTTTGCTATTTTGTGGTATCACTTTAAAGCATTACGCGTACTACAATATGTCAAGAAGAACACAAATCACaataaaatatatatttcaactaCTGGCAAGACTATCagaaaatttcatattcataTATTTGGGGTTGGAGCTTTTCACACAAGTTGAATTGGTCTACAAACCCGTATTGATCATCATCACGGCGGGATCTATCTGTGTAGCACGTTGGTGTTCTGTATTCCCCTTATCGAACTTTATCAATTGGGTATACAAAGTTAGAACGGTGAGATCGATCAGAAATTCAGGTACCGAAGCATTCGCTATTCCGGATGAAATTCCGTATAATTACCAGGTTATGACGTTTTGGGCTGGCTTAAGAGGTGCTGTTGGTGTGGGATTGGCGATGGGTCTTCAAGgagaattcaaattcacGTTACTGGCAACAGTGCTGGTGGTAGTCGTTTTAACTGTTATCATCTTTGGTGGCACTACGGCAGGCATGTtagaaattttgaacatCAAAACTGGATGCTTTGACGAAAATGATTtaagtgatgatgaatttgacaTTGAGGCCCCCAAGGCGTCGCCAATTCCTGAAGCTGCCGGGCGTACTAACCGGGAGCCATATTCAGATAACACTTTGCACACAGAATCGTCCTTAATGGTTCCCAGTGATAGCGGCGTTGGCGTGGTTCCAGATGCTCCTTTATTAGCAGACAATTCTATGCTTGGCAATTCATTGGACCCCGAAAACGCCAGAATATCACTTGATAAACAAGGATTGAGAGACGCTTTTGGTAATATTTTCAGGTCGGATTCTCAGTGGTTTCATAATTTTGATGAGCAAGTGCTGAAACCTGTATTCTTGGATAGTAGCACACAATCAGTTCGAGATAGCGGCAGAGATTCACCCTCTCTCGGAAATAAAAGACCATAAGCATCTTTAAACAAACTAAATATATAAACACATGATAATTTTGGAGAATTTATATACTATAAAAATAAGCAAGCCTATTGTCCGCACATATCCAAGACCCACCTACTTAACTTGACAACATCATCATCCAAATACAAATCATTCAATAGAGCATTGTATTTTATAACGATTTCTAAAAATGAGCTGACAGAGAGGTCGTACAGTATTGTGATAGCATCTGGGGTGGCCTGCGTTTCAGTTGGGTGCTTGACCATATCCGGATTCCAATCCGCAAATCTGCCTAAGGCGCCGACAGATCTCTCCAAGCACTTCAGGACTTCGCCGACAGAAGACACAACACCACCTTTTGGGTCTTCTTCTAGAGCATTTATTAATAAGCCCATCAGTGATACGATACACTCGGCATGGCAAACTGGCAGAGGCACTAGTTTTTCTGCTTGTCTTCTTTTAGAAATGCACCAAGCATCTATTATAGACAGTTGCTGAGTTTGGTCTTGTGGTTGCGCACCGGATGGGAAGAAGAATAGGCTTATACTATTCTTGAAGTTCGTGATAAGCGTTCCTAACAGGGTGGTCAGGGTTGTATCATGCGTCATAAATGGTTCGTTATAGTAATGTGCCATCTGAATGTTGTCGTCTAGCGGATTGGTACTTCTTCCTCTCTTGGAATCCAagtttcttttcagcagcACATTATCATCTTTTAGTGTAATTTTGTGGCGGACATCATCAGGTAGACCTGGTGGCGCACCTGGTAGACGATCTTGCATGGGGTTTGAACTGCTTTGACTTACGGATGCTTCATTTCCAAATAGTTCATCTCTATCAGTTCCCATCGCATCTCTTACTTTATAATTTGAGTTCTTTTGTGATCTCAGACTTCTCTCCAATGCATTCAAATAATTCGTAACTGACTCATTAGTCTCTTGCATAGTCATCAAAcactctttcaaaatctctGGCCATACGTGGCTATTTCTGTAACGGGTATGATAAATAGGTAATCTTAGTGATAAATCTGTAGATGTGGCTCTGTAGGATAACTCTTGAAAGGCAGTCAGCTTGGTGAAAAGTCGATTTGAGCTCAAACCTGTTATTAATGATTCCATGGGTGTTGACGACAAAGAGGAAATGGGTTTTCCTTTGTGAAGACAACCAATTGACATATGAGCACTGAAAGCAACGTTGACATATTCTATGTtaaaaaagatgcaaaaAGTAAGAACAGTCAACTTCAAATAGTCCTTGAATCCAATAGCCCACTCCGATGATACAGAGAAAAAGACAAATGGGGAGCAAACAGTTAACAAAACAGTCATAATTCCAGATTTTGTGAAAATCCTTTTCAAGGACGAAGAAATATACTGCTGTGGAGGATTGAAGTGGGTTTCAAAACTGAAAGATAGTCTATCCAAGTCAAAAATACAGTGCTGAAGAGTATAGAGTGTTGGAATCATTATGCATATGAGCACTCTATAGCATTTCATAAACTCATGGCATGGACTTGTGAATCCAGAAAACCCAAAAAAGTCACTGAAAGTAACTGAGATGCAAAGACTACAGAAACAGTGAATCAATTCATAGATCACGAAACGTAGACAAAATAATTGAGCTATCGTACTTTTCACTAGGTTGGCATAACCCCTGTATTGCACATGCAGGTAGTTCTTCCTACAAATGATAATGGAAAGGTTCGCCAAATACAATAATGATAATCGCAATGGAAATATTATAAGTAGTTCAAAGCTAGAACTATATCCTCGAGAAAGTATAGTAAGTACCAAAGCCTCCGACAGGGTCGTTATCAACAAAAGTCGTGTCGCCAGGTGGTTGAACCGTGTTTTGCATATGTCTGTAAAAATGGTGTGATAACTGTATCTGGAGCTAAGTGCTACAGGAGCATTCAGCATATTAAGTCCTATTATTTGTGGCACAGGTTCGTGAATGCTTTTCAAAGCCCTTTGTGTACTtagtttttctttcaaaattcgGGATGGAATACTATTCTGAAgttgaagtttttcagCTAATCGCACAAGAAGGCCGCTCTTACCGATCTCTAAGCGCGTTTTCCATCAACAAGCGTTAGACATTCTACAATTCTTGGTACATCTTCCCATCCAAGAAGACAACTATCATCTGGAAAACCTGTGGGGTGTTGGATACATTTCTATTGGTAACCATAATGGAAGGAAAAAAGTCAATTGCGGGGCATTCAACAGAAGACATTCAGCTGAAATTGGACAAGAAGCTCGGTCCAGAGTATATTTCGAAAAGAGTAGGCTATGGAAGCAGCAGGGTTGCTTATATAGAAGGTTGGAGAGTTATCAATCTAGCTAATCAGATATTTGGATATGACGGCTGGTCCACAGAGGTCAAGAGTGTAACGATAGATTTTTTAGATGAGCGTCAAGGCAAGTTTTGTATAGGTTGCACCGCGATCGTTCGTGTAACACTCAGTGTAGGGGGGTATCGAGAAGATATTGGCTATGGAACTgtggaaaatgaaagaagaaaatcgGCAGCCTTCGAAagggcaaaaaaatctgcGGTTACGGATGCGCTAAAGAGATCTTTAAGAGGGTTTGGCAATGCGCTTGGCAATTGCCTTTACGACAAAGACTTTCTCTCAAGAATTGATAAAGTGAAGTTTGATCCACcagattttgatgaagGCAATTTATTTCGTCCATCTGATGAGATAACTGATAGCTCAAGGTCAAACACAGTGGATACCTCAGAAGTAAGACAGAACAAGAGGCGACAAATAACTAAAGTGGGGAATAGTATAAAAACAACTACTGCGATCGGAAATGAAGCACAACCCACTGAGGAGATTCAAATCAACAGAAATGATTCACAGCCCGGGAATAAAGTTGATACAGATCACATGGATGTCGATACAGTAACAAAACAGGAACCAGATGAGCTATTGGACGACTCCTTGATGTTCAGTGATGATTTCCAAGACGATGATATAATAAACATGGAGAGAAAAGATCAGCCACGACCTGTGGAAAAAAAGGCGCCACATGTCAATGATACATCAACACCTGAAAACGCAATGGAACCGATAACCTTCGTGACAGCAAGGGCTGCATCTTCCTTGCAGAACAAAATACCCGTGACGCATGAAAGTGTATTTGATCCAAAGTATCAAGCCCAATCGATTAAACATACAGTTGATCAAACAACTTCAAAACATGTGCCAACTacagttttcaaagaaaagggtATTAATGATTCGAGAGATACActttatgaaaaatttgcgCCAAAGGGTAAAGAGATTGGTTTAGCGAGTCCCACACTCACTAGCGACGCCAAGGAAGTAGCGCCTGGCTCGTCTACACCGAGTGCATCTCCCCCCTCAGTCCCTTCTCCAGCTTTTCCAAGGTTTGCACCTCCTACAACTGCGTATACAAATGGTTCAGCGTCGATCTCCACCGTACTAAAGCCTGCTAGAAGAGAAGTCGGGAGACCAAAACTTGGTCCTgtatatcaaagaagagCAAATCCTTGATCCTCTATTCCTAAATTCTACCAATCAACTCAATATCTGCTTAAAAATATGGAATGAAAGAAAGTATTAGCACGGATAACAGCATATAGCACATTTGTACTTAATAAATAAAGTATTTATTAATATATTACCCGGGGATTGAGTTTGGAATTGTACGTTTCGGCCCTttagagaaagaaaatcaaattgtAAATTCCAATTTTATACGTTGATTACAAAATAGCAATAACTAAGGGGAAACGACGTGTTCTTTCCATCATTTGCACTCTGCTGCGTACATCTAGATATTGATCATTGTGAAtatcttcctttttttgagGTTTGAAGTTCCACGTACTCCTTCTTTTCgactcattttcattttgagaaacaggTCAAGACCATAACTGGAAAACCtagctggaaaaaatggtgaagCTGAGCaggtttgaaaaactgCAAAAAGAGCAGAATGCTAGCACTTTCAAGCCCTTGTTAGATGAGTTGGTGGAATGTGATGAGCCAACGTTCGTCGAGAAGCTTAATCACATCCAAGAATGGGACAGGTCAAGGGACGACTTGTTCGTTTGGACTCCCGTATTAAACAGAATTGACGAAATATTGTCAAGGGTTGTGAACAACTATTCATATGCGTCTTCcgatttcaagaaaaacCCAGtcaaattgattgaaatgtcaagaaaagatgaGGAACTAAGtataaatttgatgaaatttacCACGAGACTACTTTGCAATACGGAAAACAGATACATATATTCCTCTATGGATGTTATGAATAGTTTTTTAAATTGTCCAAATTTCAGGATCAAACTTTATGCGGTAAAAATTCTGGCTATCATAGGTGAACGATACATAATATCTCGGGAAAGAATTGACTCCGAGAACATTTTGGGAAACCCATTcttaaagaaaaaggtaCTTAAACTAGCATTGGCGTTGCCCTCTTCTACCATAGATGATAATGGCGATCATTTTTCCCTTGCcgatttgttttttgacaagaagaaatatcCATTGAAATGGACAAAACTGAAATATACATATTACACTGCATCCACTTCACAcccttcaaagaaaaatggctCTTCTACGGGGGTACAACATCCTAAAGATACCAATTGTCAAATGTCATccatgaaaaagattttcttttccagaGAAGATTTACAATCTCATTCCTTGCAACAGCTATATGACAAAGGGATGGAAGTATTGCCATCGGAAAACTGGTTTGACTTCTCTGTTAAAGTCAATATTGCTAAGGCATTCAGTGATAATTCTTTTGACAGTATAGAGCTAAGAAACTTGATATTGCGAACAAAATTCAACGCGATCGCAGCTACAAATACTATTTATCATCCACCTCAAGTGAGTTCCAAGCTTTTTGAGGTAGATCCATATGCATTCAACAGTTTGACGGATTTTATCTCTTTATCTGAAACAAAATTACCAAAGGAACTTCGATTGGATTCCATCTTTGCCTTAGAATGTGTTTCATTGAAACATGTTTGGTGTTCTGACATTGTAAGAAATTTAGGTGGTAACATGTCACACGGGTTGCTTTTTCAGATTCTTCGTTTTATCGGTAAAATTCTGCGAGAAGAGTCATCAGAGGTTGACGAAGAGTATAATGTTCGTCTTTTCTATCTCATTTCGAATCTAGCCGATGTAAAAGCGTTGCATGACTCACTACTAGCTGCTGGTTTGATACCAAGTTTGTTGGATATAATATCTGCTAGACAATCGCCATATCGTCGCACAATGGCTTCCGCAACCCATTTGCTGGAAGCGGTCATAAGTGATGGAGAGTCTTCGGCAgaattcatcaataatgatgGATTCACCATTCTCATTGACTTGATTACAGAAGAGGTGAACTTTGCTCTGGAAAATCCCGATTATGGTAGTCCTCCAAAGTATTCGGTAGTTTATTATTCGGTATCCTTCAGGCAGTTGGCTTATATAAGAAGCTTGCTGAAGTTGGTTCTGAAACTTTTAAAAACAGATTCTGGAGATCGAATCAGGAATCTTATGGACTCTCCAATACTCCACTCTCTTAGAAATATACTTGA carries:
- the NDC1 gene encoding Ndc1p (similar to Saccharomyces cerevisiae NDC1 (YML031W); ancestral locus Anc_5.574); translated protein: MLNAPVALSSRYSYHTIFTDICKTRFNHLATRLLLITTLSEALVLTILSRGYSSSFELLIIFPLRLSLLYLANLSIIICRKNYLHVQYRGYANLVKSTIAQLFCLRFVIYELIHCFCSLCISVTFSDFFGFSGFTSPCHEFMKCYRVLICIMIPTLYTLQHCIFDLDRLSFSFETHFNPPQQYISSSLKRIFTKSGIMTVLLTVCSPFVFFSVSSEWAIGFKDYLKLTVLTFCIFFNIEYVNVAFSAHMSIGCLHKGKPISSLSSTPMESLITGLSSNRLFTKLTAFQELSYRATSTDLSLRLPIYHTRYRNSHVWPEILKECLMTMQETNESVTNYLNALERSLRSQKNSNYKVRDAMGTDRDELFGNEASVSQSSSNPMQDRLPGAPPGLPDDVRHKITLKDDNVLLKRNLDSKRGRSTNPLDDNIQMAHYYNEPFMTHDTTLTTLLGTLITNFKNSISLFFFPSGAQPQDQTQQLSIIDAWCISKRRQAEKLVPLPVCHAECIVSLMGLLINALEEDPKGGVVSSVGEVLKCLERSVGALGRFADWNPDMVKHPTETQATPDAITILYDLSVSSFLEIVIKYNALLNDLYLDDDVVKLSRWVLDMCGQ
- the GUK1 gene encoding guanylate kinase (similar to Saccharomyces cerevisiae GUK1 (YDR454C); ancestral locus Anc_5.572), producing the protein MTRPIVLSGPSGSGKSTLLKRLFAEFPNKFGFSVSSTTRSPRPGEIDGKDYDFITVDRFKEMIKNKEFVEWAQFSGNYYGTTVKSVKKVADAGKICILDIEMQGMKAVKFETDLNARFLFVAPPSMENLEKRLRGRGTETEESIAKRLETAKAEMEYAKTGAHDKILVNDDLNKAYEELKAFIFSE
- the RCF1 gene encoding respiratory supercomplex assembly factor RCF1 (similar to Saccharomyces cerevisiae YML030W; ancestral locus Anc_5.571), which translates into the protein MSRMPSSFDVKDADLTEMPFGERIVYHCKQQPLVPVGCLLTTAAVVLAVKNVRSGNKAKAQIYFRWRVGFQAATLVALVAGSYLYGTSVKEKQAKEDQMREKAKKREQLWIQELERRDQETKYRKKRAEMARVRTKNDEEAVARLQKELKELEFQIRGETD
- the NHX1 gene encoding bifunctional K:H/Na:H antiporter NHX1 (similar to Saccharomyces cerevisiae NHX1 (YDR456W); ancestral locus Anc_5.573); protein product: MLSKFLLSVLLKLVWCAAKVTSDVQDDDDERLPMPVAPGKDDPLNGDGGDHVDPVAEEMFFSWALCILLFLLISALWSSYYLSQRRIRAVHETVLSIFYGMVVGLIIRMSPGHYIQDAVTFNSSYFFNFLLPPIILNSGYELNQVNFFNNMFSILTFAIPGTFISAVVLGIIIFIWTSLGLESVNISFLDALSVGATLSATDPVTILSIFNAYQVDPKLYTIIFGESLLNDAISIVMFETCQKLLGSPAKLSSLFEGIGLFLMTFTVSLLIGLLIGILVALILKHTHIRRYAQIESCIVLLIAYESYFFSNGCHMSGIVSLLFCGITLKHYAYYNMSRRTQITIKYIFQLLARLSENFIFIYLGLELFTQVELVYKPVLIIITAGSICVARWCSVFPLSNFINWVYKVRTVRSIRNSGTEAFAIPDEIPYNYQVMTFWAGLRGAVGVGLAMGLQGEFKFTLLATVLVVVVLTVIIFGGTTAGMLEILNIKTGCFDENDLSDDEFDIEAPKASPIPEAAGRTNREPYSDNTLHTESSLMVPSDSGVGVVPDAPLLADNSMLGNSLDPENARISLDKQGLRDAFGNIFRSDSQWFHNFDEQVLKPVFLDSSTQSVRDSGRDSPSLGNKRP
- the RAD52 gene encoding recombinase RAD52 (similar to Saccharomyces cerevisiae RAD52 (YML032C); ancestral locus Anc_5.575) translates to MEGKKSIAGHSTEDIQLKLDKKLGPEYISKRVGYGSSRVAYIEGWRVINLANQIFGYDGWSTEVKSVTIDFLDERQGKFCIGCTAIVRVTLSVGGYREDIGYGTVENERRKSAAFERAKKSAVTDALKRSLRGFGNALGNCLYDKDFLSRIDKVKFDPPDFDEGNLFRPSDEITDSSRSNTVDTSEVRQNKRRQITKVGNSIKTTTAIGNEAQPTEEIQINRNDSQPGNKVDTDHMDVDTVTKQEPDELLDDSLMFSDDFQDDDIINMERKDQPRPVEKKAPHVNDTSTPENAMEPITFVTARAASSLQNKIPVTHESVFDPKYQAQSIKHTVDQTTSKHVPTTVFKEKGINDSRDTLYEKFAPKGKEIGLASPTLTSDAKEVAPGSSTPSASPPSVPSPAFPRFAPPTTAYTNGSASISTVLKPARREVGRPKLGPVYQRRANP